A region of Burkholderiales bacterium JOSHI_001 DNA encodes the following proteins:
- a CDS encoding flavin-dependent oxidoreductase, F420-dependent methylene-tetrahydromethanopterin reductase (PFAM: Luciferase-like monooxygenase): MSHRMRFGIFLAPFHKPGINPTLALEQDLELVQWLDRCGYDEAWCGEHHSAGTEISASPEIFMAVASQRTKHIKLGSGVISMSYHNPLWVAERIVQLDHLTRGRVMLGLGPGSLPSDGIMVGLSQTQTRPLLEEGLAVVMKLLTTEDPVTFKNDRWDLRDAQLHLRPYSNPLFDIAIPAVASPTGPKLAGMHGIGLLSIGATTAAGFDALALHWNVMEEQAAHYKTKVDRNKWRLVGMVHCAETMDQAYRDVEYGMAHWFDYFQAVAAFPQMAVPGSNVKEMISFVNDSGFGAIGTPDMVNAQIDRLWKQSNGGFGAYLMLAHNWANFDATRKSYDLIARHVFPRWQGQMATQAAADRARAARPELAAIHSAAVEAATQRYQAETAARHK; encoded by the coding sequence ATGAGCCATCGCATGCGTTTCGGCATTTTCCTGGCCCCCTTCCACAAACCCGGCATCAACCCCACGCTGGCGCTGGAGCAGGACCTGGAACTGGTGCAGTGGCTGGACCGCTGCGGCTACGACGAAGCCTGGTGCGGCGAACACCACTCGGCCGGCACCGAGATCAGCGCCAGCCCGGAAATCTTCATGGCCGTGGCCAGCCAGCGCACCAAGCACATCAAGCTGGGCAGCGGCGTCATCAGCATGAGCTACCACAACCCGCTGTGGGTGGCCGAGCGCATCGTGCAGCTGGATCACCTGACCCGCGGCCGCGTGATGCTGGGCCTGGGGCCGGGCTCGCTGCCCAGCGACGGCATCATGGTGGGCCTGTCGCAGACCCAGACCCGCCCCCTGCTGGAAGAGGGCCTGGCGGTGGTGATGAAGCTGCTCACCACCGAAGACCCCGTCACCTTCAAGAACGACCGCTGGGACCTGCGCGACGCGCAGCTGCACCTGCGCCCCTACAGCAACCCCTTGTTCGACATCGCCATCCCGGCCGTGGCCTCGCCCACGGGCCCCAAGCTGGCCGGCATGCACGGCATCGGCCTGCTGTCCATCGGCGCCACCACCGCGGCCGGCTTCGACGCCCTGGCCCTGCACTGGAACGTGATGGAAGAGCAGGCCGCCCACTACAAGACCAAGGTGGACCGCAACAAGTGGCGCTTGGTGGGCATGGTGCACTGCGCCGAGACCATGGACCAGGCCTACCGTGACGTGGAATACGGCATGGCCCACTGGTTCGACTACTTCCAGGCCGTGGCCGCTTTCCCGCAGATGGCGGTGCCGGGCAGCAACGTGAAGGAGATGATCTCCTTCGTCAACGACTCGGGCTTCGGTGCCATCGGCACGCCCGACATGGTGAACGCGCAGATCGACCGGCTGTGGAAGCAGAGCAACGGCGGCTTCGGCGCCTACCTGATGCTGGCGCACAACTGGGCCAACTTCGACGCCACCCGCAAGAGCTACGACCTGATCGCGCGTCACGTGTTCCCGCGCTGGCAGGGCCAGATGGCCACCCAGGCCGCGGCCGACCGCGCCCGTGCCGCGCGGCCCGAACTGGCCGCCATCCACAGCGCGGCGGTGGAAGCCGCCACCCAGCGCTACCAGGCCGAGACCGCCGCGCGCCACAAGTAG